Proteins from one Lachnospiraceae bacterium KGMB03038 genomic window:
- the cas4 gene encoding CRISPR-associated protein Cas4 codes for MEYSEDDYLMISGIQHFKFCRRQWALIHIEQQWEENVHTVVGELMHKKVHDPLLKEKRKDTITARALPVSSRELGISGECDLVEFHKCEDGIKLYGHRGLYSVYPVEYKKGKPKLSEEDILQLTAQAMCLEEMFSAQVPEGAIFYGETRRRERIEITEELREEVRSMFQEMHNYYARKYTPKVKYSKSCNACSLKDICLPKLGKAVSVKTYIDQMLKEEEI; via the coding sequence ATGGAATATTCAGAAGATGATTATTTGATGATCTCTGGAATACAGCATTTTAAATTTTGCCGGCGGCAGTGGGCGCTGATTCATATTGAACAGCAGTGGGAAGAAAATGTCCACACTGTCGTCGGGGAACTGATGCATAAAAAAGTACATGACCCTCTTTTAAAGGAAAAGAGAAAGGATACAATTACTGCCAGAGCATTGCCGGTGTCTTCACGGGAACTAGGGATCAGCGGAGAGTGTGATCTGGTGGAATTTCATAAGTGTGAGGATGGAATCAAGTTATATGGCCACCGTGGACTTTACTCTGTTTATCCAGTGGAATATAAGAAAGGGAAACCAAAGCTCTCAGAAGAAGATATCCTTCAATTAACGGCACAGGCTATGTGCCTGGAAGAAATGTTTTCCGCACAGGTGCCGGAAGGGGCAATTTTTTACGGAGAGACAAGACGGCGTGAGAGAATCGAAATCACAGAAGAACTTCGTGAGGAAGTAAGGAGTATGTTTCAGGAAATGCACAATTATTATGCGAGGAAATATACACCAAAAGTCAAGTATAGTAAATCCTGCAATGCTTGTTCCTTGAAGGATATCTGTCTGCCTAAATTGGGGAAAGCAGTCTCTGTAAAGACCTATATTGATCAGATGCTGAAGGAGGAAGAGATATGA
- the cas5c gene encoding type I-C CRISPR-associated protein Cas5: MGMGVKVRVWGQYALFSRPEMKVERCSYDVMTPSAARGILEAVYWHPGMKWVIDKIHVVNPIRFTSVRRNEVKSKILASNVLQVYNGADKPLYISAKSDIVQRASLLLRDVEYVIEAHFEMTDKANETDNPGKFKDIVMRRLRRGECFHMPYFGCREFPANFALCEEDDIKTAYDVVEEKDLGFMLFDLDYSDQNDIKPMFFRAVMRKGILDLRDCEVVR; encoded by the coding sequence ATGGGGATGGGCGTAAAGGTCAGAGTTTGGGGACAATATGCCCTTTTCTCCAGACCGGAGATGAAAGTGGAACGCTGCTCCTATGATGTTATGACCCCCTCGGCGGCACGAGGGATCCTGGAGGCGGTGTATTGGCATCCGGGGATGAAATGGGTCATTGATAAGATCCATGTGGTCAATCCGATCCGGTTTACTAGTGTACGGCGTAACGAAGTGAAAAGTAAGATTCTGGCAAGCAATGTACTGCAAGTCTATAACGGCGCGGACAAGCCGCTGTACATAAGCGCAAAGTCAGACATTGTCCAGAGAGCATCGCTTCTTCTTCGGGATGTAGAATATGTGATCGAAGCGCATTTTGAAATGACTGACAAGGCGAATGAGACGGACAACCCTGGGAAATTTAAAGATATCGTTATGAGACGGTTGCGCAGGGGAGAATGTTTCCATATGCCGTATTTTGGATGCAGAGAATTTCCGGCGAATTTTGCATTGTGCGAGGAAGATGATATTAAGACCGCATATGATGTTGTGGAGGAAAAGGATCTGGGATTCATGCTTTTCGATCTGGATTACTCTGACCAGAACGATATAAAGCCCATGTTCTTTCGGGCTGTTATGAGAAAAGGGATTCTGGATCTGAGAGACTGTGAGGTGGTACGATGA
- a CDS encoding MATE family efflux transporter produces MKKERDRTLKRNKYEIDMCNGSIMDKLISFSLPLMLSSILQLLFNAVDIIVVGRFSGSQALAAVGSTTALINIFTNLFIGVSLGANVLAARYYAAGQDKEMSEAVHTAITLALVSGILMAFVGVGAARPALSLMNTPQDVIGQAAVYMRIYFLGMPFFMLYNYGAAILRAVGDTKRPLLFLLAAGMANVGLDLLLVVVIPLGVAGVAIGTVTSQMISCILVLWCLHRTESSYRLRFSKLKIRSVYLKRIFQVGIPAGIQSTVINFSNAMLQSSVNSFGATAMAGYTAANNILSFLYVAVNAVTQACMSFTSQNYSVGKQKRMDRVLLDCGILSVGVSLVLGVGAYLFGSQVLGIYTSDTDVVQCGLEILSITTVPYFMCGIMDLLPGALRGMGHSAVPMVLSVIGTVGTRIVWIYGFFPQHRSLHFLFISYPASWILTIIMQAVCFWFVRKKIVKSL; encoded by the coding sequence ATGAAGAAGGAGAGGGATCGCACCTTGAAAAGAAATAAATACGAAATCGATATGTGCAATGGGTCCATCATGGACAAATTGATCTCATTTTCCCTTCCCTTGATGCTATCCAGTATCCTGCAGCTTCTGTTTAACGCTGTGGATATCATTGTGGTGGGAAGGTTCAGCGGAAGCCAGGCGCTGGCGGCGGTAGGTTCTACCACAGCGCTGATCAATATTTTTACGAATCTTTTTATTGGAGTTTCACTGGGAGCCAATGTGCTGGCAGCCAGATACTATGCGGCAGGACAGGATAAGGAAATGTCGGAAGCGGTACATACAGCCATCACTTTGGCGCTGGTCAGTGGAATTTTGATGGCCTTTGTGGGGGTTGGAGCGGCAAGGCCCGCGTTAAGCCTGATGAATACGCCCCAGGATGTGATCGGCCAGGCGGCGGTCTACATGAGGATCTATTTTCTGGGGATGCCTTTTTTTATGCTGTATAACTATGGGGCGGCAATCCTGAGGGCAGTGGGAGATACCAAGCGGCCCCTGCTGTTCCTTCTTGCTGCCGGAATGGCCAATGTGGGACTGGATCTTCTTCTGGTAGTGGTGATTCCGCTTGGAGTGGCCGGGGTGGCGATCGGGACGGTGACTTCCCAGATGATTTCCTGTATCCTGGTGCTGTGGTGTCTCCATCGGACAGAAAGCAGCTATCGTCTCCGATTCTCTAAACTCAAGATCAGGAGTGTCTACCTGAAACGGATCTTCCAGGTGGGGATCCCGGCGGGAATCCAGAGTACGGTGATCAATTTCTCCAACGCAATGCTGCAGTCTTCTGTCAATTCCTTTGGGGCGACGGCAATGGCCGGATATACGGCGGCAAATAATATCTTAAGTTTCTTGTATGTGGCAGTGAATGCGGTCACACAAGCCTGTATGAGTTTTACCAGTCAGAACTACAGTGTAGGAAAGCAAAAACGGATGGACCGGGTGCTGCTGGACTGCGGGATCTTATCGGTGGGAGTGTCTCTGGTGCTGGGAGTCGGGGCCTACCTATTCGGTTCTCAGGTTCTGGGGATCTATACATCCGATACAGACGTGGTCCAGTGCGGATTGGAGATCTTATCGATCACCACGGTTCCATATTTTATGTGCGGCATCATGGATCTATTGCCTGGAGCCCTGCGGGGTATGGGACATTCCGCGGTGCCGATGGTGCTGTCCGTGATCGGAACAGTGGGAACCCGGATTGTATGGATCTACGGATTTTTCCCGCAGCACAGATCGCTGCATTTCCTATTTATCTCTTATCCCGCATCATGGATCCTTACGATCATCATGCAGGCGGTCTGCTTCTGGTTTGTGAGAAAGAAGATTGTAAAATCCCTGTGA
- the cas8c gene encoding type I-C CRISPR-associated protein Cas8c/Csd1 — protein MILQALAEHYDRLAEQGKVSREGWCMAKVSYGINLSKEGEVTGIIPLKTEEERGKKKVWAPQVLTVPEMVTRSSGVSANFLCDNSKYLLGIDAEGTNQRLTDCFEAAKEKHLTLLKDVNSEMAQAVCRFFESWDPRRAEENNEIQDHWDDITDGGNLIFCREINYAQDDPAIQEAWERARDSSDESGQMGICLVTGKQAEISRIHKTIKGVPGAQSSGAALVSFNAPAFESYGKEQSYNAPVGRYAEFAYTTALNYLLGQREYTFQLGDSMILFWAEDAKEEYQAAFFSCADPKRDNQKEIKGIFDNLKQQRQVQFDDVVLNLEQKFYILSLAPNAARLSVRFFYQDSFGNILGNLAKHYERMSIVKPSWAGEEYLGIRSMLSETVNQNSKDKTPVPNMAALVLQAILSGARYPASLYTDVLIRIRAEQGNITWGRAGIIKAYLIRNMGWKEGENYMGLNEESQDRAYVLGRLFSVLESIQLDTNPGIKATIRDRYFNAACATPASVFPILVKLKNSHMKKLEREKGSAKIYYEKLLTEIMGKIEGEFPARLSLEEQGKFILGYYHQVQKKYEKREEN, from the coding sequence ATGATCTTACAGGCATTGGCAGAGCACTATGACAGGCTGGCAGAGCAGGGGAAGGTAAGCCGGGAAGGATGGTGCATGGCGAAAGTATCTTACGGGATCAATCTTTCAAAAGAGGGTGAGGTTACAGGGATTATTCCGTTAAAGACGGAGGAAGAGCGAGGGAAAAAGAAGGTATGGGCACCGCAGGTGCTGACTGTGCCGGAGATGGTGACTCGTTCTTCCGGTGTTTCAGCAAATTTTCTGTGTGACAATTCTAAGTATCTTCTTGGGATTGATGCGGAAGGGACAAATCAAAGACTGACAGACTGTTTTGAAGCGGCGAAGGAAAAACACTTAACATTGTTAAAAGACGTAAATAGCGAAATGGCACAGGCTGTTTGTCGGTTCTTTGAGAGTTGGGACCCTAGGAGAGCAGAGGAAAACAATGAGATCCAAGATCACTGGGATGACATTACGGACGGCGGCAATTTGATCTTCTGCAGAGAGATCAACTATGCTCAGGATGATCCCGCTATCCAGGAGGCATGGGAGAGAGCAAGGGATAGTTCAGACGAATCCGGACAGATGGGAATCTGCCTTGTTACGGGAAAACAGGCAGAAATATCCAGGATCCACAAGACGATCAAAGGAGTTCCAGGCGCCCAGTCCAGCGGAGCGGCACTGGTATCTTTTAATGCGCCGGCCTTTGAGTCCTATGGGAAGGAACAAAGCTATAACGCGCCGGTGGGAAGATATGCAGAGTTTGCTTATACCACAGCCCTTAATTATCTCCTTGGCCAGCGGGAGTATACCTTCCAATTAGGAGACTCAATGATCTTATTCTGGGCGGAAGACGCAAAAGAAGAATATCAGGCGGCGTTTTTTAGCTGTGCAGATCCCAAGCGGGATAATCAGAAGGAGATCAAAGGAATCTTCGACAATTTGAAACAACAGAGGCAAGTGCAGTTTGACGATGTAGTATTAAATTTGGAACAGAAGTTTTACATTTTATCACTGGCTCCCAATGCGGCCAGGCTTTCTGTGCGTTTTTTCTATCAGGATTCTTTTGGAAATATCCTGGGGAATCTGGCAAAGCATTATGAGAGAATGTCCATTGTAAAGCCAAGCTGGGCCGGTGAGGAATACTTAGGAATCCGGTCAATGCTCTCAGAGACGGTCAATCAGAATTCAAAGGATAAGACCCCGGTTCCCAATATGGCGGCGCTGGTACTGCAGGCAATTTTATCAGGAGCCAGATATCCGGCAAGTCTTTATACGGATGTGCTGATTCGAATCCGGGCAGAGCAGGGGAATATCACATGGGGACGTGCAGGGATCATCAAGGCATATCTGATACGAAATATGGGATGGAAGGAAGGAGAAAATTATATGGGACTGAACGAAGAAAGCCAAGACAGAGCCTATGTGCTGGGAAGATTGTTTTCCGTATTGGAATCGATTCAGTTAGATACCAATCCGGGGATTAAGGCTACAATCCGGGATCGATATTTTAACGCGGCGTGCGCCACACCCGCATCGGTTTTCCCAATTCTTGTAAAGCTGAAAAACAGCCATATGAAAAAGTTGGAGCGAGAAAAGGGAAGCGCGAAGATTTATTATGAAAAACTTCTGACAGAAATTATGGGGAAGATTGAAGGAGAATTTCCGGCTCGCCTTTCACTGGAAGAACAAGGGAAATTTATTCTGGGATACTATCATCAGGTACAGAAAAAGTACGAAAAAAGGGAGGAAAATTAG
- a CDS encoding alpha/beta hydrolase, protein MPYFTYQSKQIYYSEAGAGKPLLFLHGNTASSKMFEPLLPLYTDNFKVILIDFLGNGRSDRVEKFPASLWQEWAKQTVALLEHLYGEKIVEEKVSIAGSSGGAWAAINAGLIRPDLVDRIVADSFDGRTLGEGFVENLLKERESAKKDEQAAGFYQWCQGEDWEQVVDKDTEALVQCGKQKLPLFVRPLSELQVPLMLIGSLGDEMTRENLQKEYEEIAVETRGQVCLFPEGGHPAMYSNAEEAAEAICRFLKEDCL, encoded by the coding sequence ATGCCATATTTCACCTACCAATCCAAGCAAATCTACTATTCAGAAGCAGGCGCGGGAAAACCGCTCCTCTTTCTGCACGGCAACACTGCGTCATCGAAAATGTTTGAACCGCTTCTCCCTTTATATACGGACAACTTCAAAGTAATCCTGATCGATTTCCTGGGGAATGGCAGATCTGACCGGGTGGAGAAGTTCCCAGCCAGTCTGTGGCAGGAGTGGGCGAAGCAGACAGTAGCTTTGCTGGAGCATCTGTATGGAGAGAAAATTGTTGAAGAAAAAGTCAGTATCGCAGGCAGCAGCGGTGGGGCCTGGGCGGCAATAAACGCAGGGCTTATAAGACCGGACCTGGTAGACCGGATCGTGGCGGACAGCTTTGACGGCCGGACGCTTGGCGAAGGATTTGTGGAAAATCTTCTCAAAGAGAGGGAGAGCGCTAAAAAAGATGAGCAGGCGGCAGGGTTCTACCAGTGGTGCCAGGGGGAAGATTGGGAACAAGTGGTGGACAAAGATACAGAGGCGCTGGTACAGTGCGGGAAACAAAAGCTGCCGCTCTTTGTCAGGCCGCTGTCAGAACTGCAAGTTCCTCTTATGTTGATAGGAAGCCTGGGAGACGAGATGACCAGGGAGAATCTGCAGAAGGAATATGAGGAAATTGCGGTGGAAACCAGGGGCCAAGTCTGTCTGTTTCCAGAAGGAGGCCATCCCGCAATGTATTCCAATGCAGAGGAGGCGGCAGAAGCAATCTGCCGATTCCTGAAAGAGGACTGCCTATAA
- the cas1c gene encoding type I-C CRISPR-associated endonuclease Cas1, which produces MRKLLNTLYVASENSYLSLDGENVVVLEEQKEVGRVPLHNLEGIVSFGYRGTSPALMGVCAERNISLCYLTPQGKFLARISGRVKGNVILREQQYASKNDEKISLEIAKNCILGKVYNARWVLERAVRDHALQMDVDKVKTASAFMKNSLEQIQNSESKEQLRGYEGEAASIYFGVFDQLILQQKKDFSFHGRNKRPPVDKVNALLSFVYTLLTNNITSALESVGLDPYVGYLHTDRPGRVSLSLDLIEELRAVLADRFVITLINKKIVSGKNFSTKENGAVLMDEELRKRVLIEWQAKKKEIITHPYLKEKVEWGMVPYVQAMLLARYLRGDLDGYPVFLWK; this is translated from the coding sequence ATGAGAAAACTTCTGAATACCTTGTATGTTGCTTCTGAAAACAGCTATCTGTCTTTGGATGGAGAAAATGTTGTCGTTTTGGAAGAACAAAAAGAAGTGGGCAGAGTACCGCTTCACAACCTGGAAGGGATTGTTTCCTTTGGCTATCGGGGAACAAGTCCGGCGTTGATGGGGGTATGTGCGGAAAGGAACATTTCTTTGTGTTATCTTACGCCACAAGGAAAGTTTTTGGCACGTATTTCCGGAAGAGTAAAAGGGAATGTGATCTTAAGAGAACAGCAATATGCCAGCAAAAATGATGAAAAGATTAGTCTGGAGATTGCAAAAAACTGTATTTTGGGAAAAGTTTATAATGCCAGATGGGTACTGGAAAGAGCCGTTAGGGATCATGCTCTTCAGATGGATGTGGACAAAGTGAAAACTGCTTCGGCTTTTATGAAAAATTCATTGGAACAAATCCAGAATAGCGAATCCAAGGAACAGCTCAGGGGATACGAGGGGGAAGCAGCCAGCATTTATTTTGGAGTATTTGATCAGTTGATCCTTCAGCAGAAAAAGGATTTTTCCTTCCATGGGCGAAATAAACGACCGCCAGTAGATAAAGTAAACGCACTATTGTCTTTTGTATACACATTGTTGACGAACAACATTACTTCAGCACTGGAAAGCGTGGGACTTGATCCATATGTAGGTTACCTTCATACGGATCGCCCGGGGCGTGTTTCGCTCTCATTGGATCTGATCGAGGAGCTTCGTGCGGTTCTTGCAGACCGGTTTGTGATAACGCTTATTAATAAAAAAATTGTCAGCGGCAAAAATTTTTCTACAAAGGAAAACGGGGCAGTTTTAATGGATGAAGAACTCAGGAAAAGAGTGCTGATAGAATGGCAGGCTAAGAAGAAAGAGATCATTACGCATCCGTATTTAAAAGAGAAGGTAGAGTGGGGAATGGTTCCATATGTACAAGCTATGCTTCTTGCCAGATATTTGAGAGGAGATTTGGATGGATATCCGGTTTTCCTGTGGAAATAG
- the cas2 gene encoding CRISPR-associated endonuclease Cas2 has translation MLVLITYDVNTETAAGKKRLRKVAKQCTNYGRRVQNSVFECIVDHAQCVALKAILTEIIDEDVDSLRFYYLGNKYKTKVEHVGVDRGIAVDDTLIL, from the coding sequence GTGCTGGTACTGATTACGTATGATGTAAATACAGAAACTGCCGCAGGAAAAAAGAGACTGCGAAAGGTTGCAAAACAGTGCACAAATTATGGAAGAAGAGTGCAGAATTCTGTATTTGAATGTATCGTTGACCATGCGCAATGTGTCGCCTTGAAAGCAATATTAACAGAAATAATTGATGAAGATGTGGACAGTCTGAGATTTTACTACTTGGGAAACAAATATAAAACAAAGGTAGAGCATGTAGGTGTTGATAGAGGAATTGCGGTAGACGATACATTGATACTGTGA
- the cas7c gene encoding type I-C CRISPR-associated protein Cas7/Csd2 — protein MSEVIKNRYEFVVLFDVENGNPNGDPDAGNMPRIDPESGLGLVTDVCLKRKIRNYVETVKEDEKGYQIYIKEDVPLNRSDREACKDLGIEETDDKKVTEALKKLKKSDPDTDVKLRDYMCSNFYDIRTFGAVMTTFVKASLNCGQVRGPVQIGFARSIDPVISQEATITRVAITTEKDAENKSTEMGRKSIVPYGLYRAEGYISANLARKVTGFSEDDLTLLWEAIINMFENDHSAARGKMAVRELIVFKHSKELGDCPAYKLFDAVEVKKNEDVEYPRRYQDYTVEIHEDRIPEMVEVKRMI, from the coding sequence ATGAGTGAAGTGATCAAAAACAGGTATGAATTCGTAGTGCTGTTTGATGTGGAGAATGGCAATCCAAACGGGGACCCGGATGCCGGAAATATGCCAAGAATTGATCCGGAGAGTGGTCTTGGCCTGGTGACAGATGTATGTCTGAAGCGTAAGATCCGTAATTATGTTGAGACAGTAAAAGAAGATGAAAAAGGTTACCAGATCTATATCAAAGAAGATGTTCCGTTGAATAGAAGCGACAGGGAAGCCTGCAAGGATTTGGGAATTGAGGAGACAGACGATAAGAAAGTAACAGAAGCGTTAAAGAAATTAAAGAAAAGTGATCCTGACACAGACGTGAAACTGCGGGATTATATGTGCAGTAATTTTTACGATATCCGTACCTTTGGCGCTGTTATGACTACATTTGTAAAAGCTTCTCTGAACTGCGGACAGGTAAGGGGGCCGGTGCAGATCGGATTTGCGAGAAGTATTGACCCTGTCATCAGCCAGGAAGCGACCATCACCAGAGTGGCTATTACAACGGAAAAGGATGCAGAAAATAAAAGTACGGAAATGGGAAGAAAGAGTATTGTTCCTTATGGACTGTATCGGGCAGAAGGTTATATTTCCGCAAATCTTGCGAGAAAAGTAACAGGTTTCTCAGAAGATGATCTGACGCTTTTATGGGAAGCGATCATTAATATGTTTGAAAACGATCATTCTGCCGCAAGAGGAAAAATGGCAGTTCGAGAATTGATCGTATTTAAGCACAGTAAAGAATTGGGAGACTGTCCGGCATATAAATTGTTTGATGCGGTAGAAGTAAAGAAAAACGAGGATGTAGAGTATCCAAGACGGTATCAGGATTATACGGTAGAAATTCATGAGGACAGGATACCAGAGATGGTAGAAGTAAAAAGGATGATATAA
- a CDS encoding MFS transporter: MKQRLFTRNFALLVLGQISSLVGNYSLKFALSMYVLEQTGEASVFAGMLAAAMVPAIILSPFGGILADRANRRNIMVELDTISGGAVLITCAVFPLGDKIFLVGLLLFVLSVLGAFESPTVQACVPQMLSGDNLLKGNAVVSQVQAVAGLVTPFLGSVFYTAFGIRTVFYGAAVCFFITACFECFIRLEGQKPEKKMGLWEIVKADFRESMGFLRGERTGVLRLLALAAAVSMFVVGVVSVGFPYLIRTTLGLSPEHYGAAESLAGVAAVLGSLAAGLLGQKIGLRHFPFLIEGTGLLFLPAGIGFLLPVGILGKYGILVAAVCGCQFVCSMFSIYALSAIQEGTPERLTGKVMACVYTISMCAQPLGQVLYGILFDVFSAQVYWVLIPTGLLICVIGLSAGRMK; the protein is encoded by the coding sequence ATGAAACAGAGATTATTTACCAGGAATTTCGCTCTTTTAGTCCTTGGGCAGATCAGTTCCTTAGTCGGAAATTATTCGCTCAAATTCGCTCTGTCCATGTATGTGCTGGAACAGACCGGAGAAGCTTCAGTCTTTGCGGGAATGCTGGCGGCGGCCATGGTGCCCGCGATCATCCTGTCTCCCTTTGGAGGAATCTTAGCGGACCGGGCAAACCGCAGAAATATTATGGTGGAGCTGGATACCATTTCAGGAGGGGCGGTGCTGATAACCTGCGCGGTTTTCCCATTGGGCGATAAGATTTTTCTGGTGGGGCTTTTGCTGTTTGTCCTTTCGGTTCTGGGAGCCTTTGAGTCTCCTACCGTACAGGCGTGTGTTCCCCAGATGCTGTCCGGGGATAATCTTTTAAAAGGAAATGCGGTGGTGAGCCAGGTACAGGCGGTGGCAGGGCTGGTCACGCCATTTCTGGGAAGTGTTTTCTATACAGCCTTTGGAATCCGTACGGTTTTCTATGGAGCGGCTGTCTGCTTTTTCATTACTGCGTGTTTTGAGTGCTTCATCCGGCTGGAAGGGCAAAAGCCAGAGAAGAAGATGGGGCTGTGGGAAATTGTAAAAGCGGATTTCCGCGAAAGCATGGGGTTTCTTCGCGGGGAGCGGACAGGCGTGCTGCGTCTGCTGGCGCTGGCGGCGGCAGTCAGTATGTTTGTGGTGGGAGTCGTGTCCGTGGGATTCCCCTATCTGATCCGGACCACACTTGGACTATCCCCGGAGCACTATGGGGCGGCGGAGAGTCTGGCCGGAGTGGCGGCGGTATTAGGAAGCCTGGCGGCGGGGCTGCTGGGACAAAAGATAGGATTGCGGCATTTCCCATTTTTGATCGAGGGGACCGGCCTGTTGTTTCTGCCAGCGGGCATTGGGTTCCTGCTTCCCGTGGGAATATTGGGGAAATACGGGATACTGGTGGCGGCGGTCTGCGGATGCCAGTTTGTATGCAGCATGTTTTCCATTTATGCTCTTTCAGCCATACAGGAAGGGACGCCGGAAAGGCTGACGGGGAAGGTGATGGCCTGTGTATATACGATTTCCATGTGCGCCCAGCCTTTGGGCCAGGTGCTGTATGGAATACTGTTCGATGTGTTTTCCGCGCAGGTGTATTGGGTGCTGATCCCGACGGGACTTCTGATCTGCGTGATCGGCCTGAGTGCTGGCAGAATGAAGTGA
- a CDS encoding glycosyltransferase family 8 protein — protein MEGQTEKGGLQLNLLVTLDQNYFPQLEVLLTSLELNDPGEKFTLYLLQNHLPEELLTRTANWCHARGYEFCPVQMNGEMFRKAPANDRYPVEMYYRLLAGQMLPEHVDKILYLDPDILVINPLRELWEMELEENLFAAAAHTGKTEFANDMNRIRLGVEHDYYNSGVLLMNLKLARKEILPEKLFQYVETHRKELVLPDQDLLNALYGERILPLDDAVWNYDARNYNNYMMRSGAKYNSKWVMEHTSILHFCGKAKPWKPGYFYRFGMLYLHYQRLAARSWEASQEE, from the coding sequence ATGGAGGGGCAAACAGAAAAAGGAGGCTTGCAATTGAATCTTTTAGTTACACTTGACCAGAATTATTTCCCCCAGCTAGAGGTGCTCCTGACATCGCTGGAGCTGAATGATCCAGGTGAGAAATTCACGCTATATCTTTTGCAGAACCATCTTCCGGAGGAACTGCTTACAAGGACGGCAAACTGGTGCCATGCCAGAGGGTATGAGTTTTGCCCGGTTCAGATGAATGGGGAGATGTTCCGGAAGGCTCCGGCGAATGACCGCTATCCGGTAGAAATGTATTATCGCCTGCTGGCGGGGCAGATGCTGCCGGAGCATGTGGATAAGATCCTTTACCTTGATCCAGATATTCTGGTCATCAACCCTTTGCGTGAGCTTTGGGAAATGGAGCTTGAAGAGAATTTATTTGCGGCCGCCGCCCATACAGGGAAGACAGAATTCGCCAATGATATGAACCGGATTCGGTTGGGGGTGGAGCATGATTATTATAATTCCGGGGTTCTGCTTATGAATCTGAAGCTGGCAAGAAAAGAGATCCTTCCGGAGAAACTGTTCCAATATGTGGAAACTCATCGAAAGGAACTGGTGCTTCCAGACCAGGATCTTTTAAACGCGCTGTACGGAGAGCGGATCCTGCCTTTAGACGACGCGGTCTGGAATTACGATGCCAGGAACTATAACAACTATATGATGCGAAGCGGGGCTAAATATAATTCCAAATGGGTGATGGAACACACGTCCATCCTGCATTTCTGCGGAAAGGCTAAGCCGTGGAAGCCGGGATATTTCTATCGGTTTGGAATGTTGTACCTGCATTATCAGAGGCTGGCGGCCCGGTCTTGGGAAGCCAGCCAAGAGGAATAA
- a CDS encoding TetR/AcrR family transcriptional regulator, which produces MARNKYPEETEERILDTAQRLFLEKGFENTTIQDIVDELGGLTKGAVYHHFKSKDEIMDAVGDRMFFANNPFEAVQGREDLNGLEKLREMIRLNQADTARVDLNIQAIPITRNPRVLMEMIKSNRRILTPYFQKLIEEGNQDGSIHTEYTREISELLPLLTSLWMIPSIFPATKEEMKHKFRFLGDMLEKLGIPVMNEELYQLVDDFFEKMPQED; this is translated from the coding sequence ATGGCGCGCAACAAATACCCGGAAGAGACGGAGGAACGGATCTTGGATACAGCCCAGCGGCTGTTTCTGGAGAAAGGATTTGAAAATACAACGATCCAGGATATTGTAGACGAACTGGGCGGCCTGACAAAAGGCGCGGTCTATCATCATTTTAAATCAAAAGACGAGATCATGGACGCGGTGGGGGACCGGATGTTTTTCGCTAACAATCCCTTTGAGGCGGTACAGGGAAGAGAGGATCTGAACGGTTTGGAAAAACTGCGGGAAATGATCCGCTTAAACCAGGCGGATACAGCCCGTGTGGATCTGAATATCCAGGCGATCCCGATTACCCGCAATCCCCGTGTGCTGATGGAAATGATCAAGAGCAACCGGAGGATCCTGACACCATATTTCCAGAAGCTGATCGAAGAGGGAAACCAGGATGGCTCCATTCATACGGAATACACCAGAGAGATCTCGGAACTGCTTCCGCTGCTGACCAGCTTATGGATGATCCCATCCATATTTCCGGCTACAAAGGAAGAGATGAAGCATAAGTTCCGGTTCCTTGGAGATATGCTGGAAAAACTGGGGATTCCTGTCATGAACGAAGAGTTGTATCAATTAGTAGACGATTTCTTTGAGAAAATGCCGCAGGAGGATTAA